A single window of Natronocella acetinitrilica DNA harbors:
- a CDS encoding ligase-associated DNA damage response exonuclease — protein MPAPVESGNLGDDDGTKLCMSRTSLITLSPAGLYCAAGDFHIDPWRGVPRAVITHAHADHARSGSDLYVASHDGMPLLRRRLARGSLLRGVDYGRRFRLGKAWVSLHPAGHVLGSAQVRVEVGSRVWVASGDYKRDPDPTCQPFEVVPCDTFITEATFALPIYRWRPASEVAADIHDWWRHNAEGGRTTVLFCYALGKAQRLLAELRRYTDRTVYLHGALTPLVEAYREAGVAMLPTMPVSELGRSADLSNALVLAPPSAAGSPWMRRFRRHASGFASGWMRIRGNRRRRGYDRGFVLSDHADWPSLLQTVRETGADHVLATHGRTDVFVRYLNEVVGIRAEPLRTEFGDEADD, from the coding sequence GTGCCTGCACCCGTGGAATCGGGGAACCTGGGCGACGATGACGGGACCAAGCTCTGCATGAGTCGGACCTCCTTGATCACGCTTTCGCCGGCGGGCCTCTACTGCGCCGCCGGAGACTTCCATATCGATCCCTGGCGTGGCGTGCCCCGGGCGGTGATCACCCACGCCCATGCGGATCACGCCCGCAGCGGCAGTGATCTTTACGTTGCCAGTCACGACGGCATGCCCCTGCTGCGTCGGCGCCTGGCGCGCGGCAGCCTGCTCAGGGGGGTCGATTACGGCCGCCGTTTTCGTCTCGGCAAGGCCTGGGTCTCCCTGCATCCGGCCGGCCATGTGCTGGGCTCCGCCCAGGTGCGGGTCGAGGTGGGCTCCAGGGTCTGGGTGGCATCGGGTGACTACAAGCGTGATCCCGACCCCACCTGTCAGCCCTTCGAGGTCGTGCCTTGTGACACGTTCATCACCGAGGCCACGTTTGCCCTGCCCATCTATCGCTGGCGACCGGCTTCCGAGGTGGCGGCGGACATCCACGATTGGTGGCGTCACAACGCTGAGGGCGGGCGAACGACGGTGCTGTTCTGCTACGCCCTGGGCAAGGCGCAACGGCTGCTGGCCGAGTTGCGCCGCTATACCGACCGCACCGTCTACCTGCACGGCGCCCTGACGCCTCTGGTTGAAGCCTATCGGGAGGCCGGCGTCGCCATGCTGCCCACCATGCCTGTCAGCGAACTCGGCCGTAGCGCCGATCTGTCAAATGCCCTGGTGCTGGCACCTCCGTCGGCCGCCGGCAGCCCCTGGATGCGTCGTTTTCGCCGCCATGCGTCCGGTTTCGCCTCCGGCTGGATGCGTATCCGCGGCAACCGCCGGCGTCGCGGCTACGATCGCGGCTTTGTGCTGTCCGATCACGCCGACTGGCCGTCCCTGTTGCAGACCGTTCGCGAGACCGGTGCCGACCATGTGCTTGCCACCCACGGCCGTACCGACGTCTTTGTGCGGTATCTCAATGAAGTCGTCGGCATACGGGCGGAGCCCCTGCGTACCGAGTTCGGTGACGAGGCTGACGACTGA
- a CDS encoding ABC transporter substrate-binding protein: MTRIRQHCCGGPQDDQTAEEILVSRGVDRRTVLKGMAALAGLGLVPGAATLAQASGRRVRLAFCSQLLCVVPYEATRAAGFFAEEGLDVELVYTRGGGAALQALNGGAVDYAATSFDAALNAYANGARITRFATTGRLPLFALASSPRNADEIQDVADLRGKTIGVAALGTADHALALFLLKQAGVPADEVRFATLGTNLYHALRLGQVDAGMVQEPSLSMLTEQGATMLMNGMDLADAERYLGGAYEFMGVAVRTQEIDERREEMQALGRALRKGLLFTREAAVEDLVAALPQELVAGGDIDRLKGALERYRESLYPTEVNIDLEAAERVVRSQMDAGILERHIPLEEIMDTTLLGS, encoded by the coding sequence ATGACGCGTATTCGCCAGCATTGCTGCGGCGGCCCCCAGGACGATCAGACTGCGGAAGAAATCCTGGTCAGTCGCGGAGTTGATCGGCGCACCGTGCTGAAAGGCATGGCCGCCCTTGCCGGCCTGGGCCTCGTGCCCGGCGCCGCGACGCTCGCCCAGGCCTCCGGCAGGCGTGTCCGCCTGGCGTTCTGCAGTCAGTTGCTCTGCGTCGTCCCCTACGAGGCCACCCGGGCCGCCGGCTTTTTCGCCGAGGAGGGCCTGGATGTAGAACTGGTCTATACCCGCGGCGGCGGCGCGGCGCTGCAGGCACTCAATGGCGGTGCTGTCGACTACGCCGCGACATCTTTCGATGCGGCGTTAAACGCCTACGCCAATGGTGCCCGCATCACCCGCTTTGCCACAACAGGTCGGCTACCCCTGTTCGCGCTGGCCTCGTCGCCGCGCAATGCCGATGAGATTCAGGACGTGGCTGACCTGCGTGGCAAGACCATTGGCGTCGCCGCACTTGGCACCGCAGATCACGCTCTGGCGCTGTTCCTGCTGAAACAAGCCGGCGTGCCGGCGGACGAAGTCCGTTTCGCCACACTCGGAACCAACCTCTATCACGCCTTGCGGCTTGGCCAGGTGGATGCGGGCATGGTGCAGGAACCCAGCCTCTCCATGCTCACCGAACAGGGTGCCACCATGCTGATGAACGGCATGGATCTGGCCGATGCCGAGCGCTACCTCGGAGGCGCCTACGAATTCATGGGTGTGGCGGTGCGCACTCAGGAAATCGACGAGCGCCGCGAAGAAATGCAGGCCCTGGGGCGTGCACTTCGCAAGGGACTCCTGTTCACCCGGGAAGCCGCCGTGGAAGACCTGGTGGCCGCACTGCCTCAGGAACTGGTTGCCGGCGGCGATATCGACCGGCTCAAGGGCGCCCTGGAGCGCTATCGCGAGTCACTCTATCCCACCGAGGTGAACATCGACCTGGAGGCGGCGGAGCGCGTGGTGCGCTCCCAGATGGATGCAGGAATCCTGGAGCGGCACATCCCGCTTGAAGAAATCATGGATACCACCCTACTGGGCTCCTGA